Genomic window (Amaranthus tricolor cultivar Red isolate AtriRed21 chromosome 7, ASM2621246v1, whole genome shotgun sequence):
GCATGTGCCGTTGCTTAAATGTTGTCTGATTTTGGAATCTGGATGTTGAAATCTATTCACATTTTGTTCAGGGAGTGTCCACTAGACTTGAAAGAGGCCATATCTAGTATCTGTTTCGCTGCACCAAGATGTGCAGACTTGCCTGAGTTGCTGCAAGTTCAATTGTCCTTTGTTTCCAAATATGGGAGAGAGTTCGTAGCTGCTGCTACAGAACTTATGCCAGATAGTGGTGTTAACCGACAGGTTGctttttgattcttttttgtGATATCAATGGATGATGTTATGTTGTCTTCATGTTCTAGTATCTTGATTACTGCTTTACTATTTATGCAGTTGGTTGAGCTGTTGTCTGTTCGTGCTCCATCCCCtgaaaagaaattgaagttGTTGAAAGAAATTGCTGAAGAGCATGAATTAGAATGGGATCCATCTCCTTCTGAATCAGAACTTTTTAAGTCTCATGAAGATTTACTGGTGAATATTACTCTTTCACAGCTCTACGGAAACTCTCTCTTTCTCCTTTTTAATTTATGCTTGTTTTCTCCACAGAATGGACCAAAGCAATTTCTGAGTGGAACTAAAGTCCCACTTCCTAAGGAAAAGCATGATGAAACATTGCAGTCTACTTCACTTCGAGTTGCTGATGAGCATTCTGATTCTGAAGAAAGCTTAGATCATTTAGACTTTCCTGAAGTTCCCAAGGTATCATTGAGGCCTAGTGCCAATGCCCCTCCACCGCAGCAAAGTGCGACAGATTTTTCCCAATTTCAACAGTCTGACATTGATCCTGAGGACAAACTACAATCTGTCAACTATGAATTGCCCAAGTCTTCAGCTGATGCTCCTGGGGAGATCAAACAGTTTTTGCCGTTTATTTCGCCTCCATCCTCATTTTCAGCAGCTGCACTTACTGTAAAAGAAAGCGCTCAATCACCTCCTGCTTCTGTATTGGAAAGCAGCCAATCTTCACCTCCTGTAGAAGATAGAAGTCAATCTCTGTATTCTTATGTAAAAGAAAAGACTGAATCTCCACCTTTTCCAAAGATTGATTCAGACTTGGATTTGCACGATGTATTGGCTGCTGCAAAAGCTGCTGCTGATTCTGCTGAACGTGCTGCTGCAGCTGCTCGCTCAGCAGCTAGTCTTGCTGAAATCAGAATTTCTGAACTTTCCAAGGGCAAGAGTGGTGGCATCCAATCCCCTGATAAAGATGCTGAGAACCCATTTTATGCTACTAATGAGAAGCTACCTGTGACAGAAAAAGTACAACTGGATTGCAGAAATGCTTCAAATGACAATGATGTTTCGAGTTCTTGGACCCCAATAGAACACTTTGAAAATGACCAAAAACCAAATGGTTCAACACATGCTACTAATGGTGAAAATAGATCAGAGTTGGATACCTTTACTACTGGAGAGCATGCTCCTAAAGAAGAGCTCCCATTTCATCAGCCTCAAAGGATTCCATCAATGGATGAAGATCCAGAATTTTCGTATCCGAACCTGTTCTCTTCACATACTGGAAATATGTTCTCCAGGTCGTTTTCTACCGACAATCCTCAACCGGGGCATGGATCATAAATGGACGTAAATGAGAATTTCACCCTTGCGTAACCTTTGGGCTTTGCCTTATTACAAGCATACATGATTTTGCATTTTTCCCTACATTCCCTCATGTTTCTTTTAATTGATAATGTGTAAAGTAAATTTGTGATGACTACTAATTGTTATTTGAAGATTTGTGTTGGTTATGCAATGACAGCCTGGAGTGAGAAAGTTCTGTGGCACAGTGGCAG
Coding sequences:
- the LOC130817512 gene encoding uncharacterized protein LOC130817512, coding for MSMLDSFFTGKGFKASKCKTLLKLTIPRIKLLRNRREHQIKQMRKDIAKLLETGQEATARIRVEHIIREENMMAAQEIIELFCELIAVRLPIIESQRECPLDLKEAISSICFAAPRCADLPELLQVQLSFVSKYGREFVAAATELMPDSGVNRQLVELLSVRAPSPEKKLKLLKEIAEEHELEWDPSPSESELFKSHEDLLNGPKQFLSGTKVPLPKEKHDETLQSTSLRVADEHSDSEESLDHLDFPEVPKVSLRPSANAPPPQQSATDFSQFQQSDIDPEDKLQSVNYELPKSSADAPGEIKQFLPFISPPSSFSAAALTVKESAQSPPASVLESSQSSPPVEDRSQSLYSYVKEKTESPPFPKIDSDLDLHDVLAAAKAAADSAERAAAAARSAASLAEIRISELSKGKSGGIQSPDKDAENPFYATNEKLPVTEKVQLDCRNASNDNDVSSSWTPIEHFENDQKPNGSTHATNGENRSELDTFTTGEHAPKEELPFHQPQRIPSMDEDPEFSYPNLFSSHTGNMFSRSFSTDNPQPGHGS